A section of the Pseudovibrio sp. M1P-2-3 genome encodes:
- a CDS encoding OsmC family protein, which produces MSEATQNDLVKKVEDLPPLKTIEIEAPKKTEDGFNFEVNLVAHKEKGTGFFKSAIAKPEGSGYGAFEIKCDEGTLIGGTDLAPAPLSYLGSGVAFCFLSHVYMYEQSRKLDITSVKVEQKMRFMLASNLTDSHDEDVGHGRCYGIDFNVIVESPEPKEEIEKMIEVCTTGCIGLQTVINATPPSFKLIHNP; this is translated from the coding sequence ATGTCTGAAGCAACGCAAAACGACTTGGTCAAAAAAGTTGAAGACCTGCCTCCTCTCAAAACAATAGAAATTGAAGCTCCTAAGAAGACTGAGGATGGTTTTAATTTTGAAGTAAATCTTGTGGCTCATAAGGAAAAAGGGACAGGCTTTTTCAAAAGTGCAATCGCAAAGCCTGAAGGGTCCGGATATGGCGCTTTTGAAATCAAGTGTGATGAAGGAACATTGATTGGCGGAACAGACCTCGCGCCGGCTCCTTTGTCTTACCTAGGCTCCGGCGTTGCCTTTTGTTTTCTAAGTCACGTCTATATGTATGAGCAATCCAGAAAGCTGGATATTACATCCGTAAAAGTCGAACAAAAAATGCGCTTTATGCTCGCAAGTAACCTAACAGACTCTCATGATGAAGACGTAGGGCACGGGCGTTGCTATGGAATAGACTTCAATGTGATTGTGGAGTCCCCTGAACCAAAAGAAGAAATTGAGAAGATGATAGAGGTGTGCACCACCGGATGCATTGGCTTGCAAACTGTTATTAATGCAACTCCTCCCAGCTTTAAGCTCATTCATAACCCATAG
- the eda gene encoding bifunctional 4-hydroxy-2-oxoglutarate aldolase/2-dehydro-3-deoxy-phosphogluconate aldolase: protein MSQNIELLDTILMKAPVIPVLTLTNSSNAVKVAKALAKGGLTSIEITLRTDCALDCIRKISSEVPEVTVGAGTILSARQYEAAVNAGAHFAVSPGSTETLFNAAKSFQQCPLLPGVSTPTETMQAAEKGYERLKFFPALASGGPSLLKALAAPFPSLRFCPTGGITLANAKDFLALSNVLCVGGTWISETGAVDAQNWLKIEAHARKAAALSP from the coding sequence ATGTCTCAAAATATTGAACTTCTCGATACCATATTAATGAAAGCGCCGGTTATTCCGGTTCTTACCCTTACTAATAGCTCTAATGCGGTAAAAGTCGCAAAGGCCTTGGCGAAAGGTGGACTGACTTCAATCGAGATTACACTACGCACAGACTGTGCCCTTGATTGTATTAGGAAAATTTCCAGTGAAGTGCCAGAAGTTACCGTGGGAGCTGGAACTATTCTATCCGCCAGACAATATGAGGCCGCAGTTAACGCTGGAGCTCATTTTGCTGTGTCTCCCGGTTCAACTGAAACACTCTTCAACGCTGCAAAGTCTTTCCAGCAGTGCCCACTACTTCCCGGAGTTTCAACGCCGACAGAAACGATGCAAGCAGCAGAGAAGGGTTATGAGAGGCTCAAATTCTTTCCGGCCTTAGCCTCCGGGGGGCCGTCTCTTTTGAAAGCGCTAGCTGCCCCCTTCCCGTCTCTACGGTTTTGTCCAACAGGTGGAATCACTTTAGCCAATGCGAAAGACTTCCTAGCCCTTTCCAACGTTTTGTGTGTTGGCGGAACGTGGATTTCCGAGACAGGAGCGGTTGATGCCCAAAACTGGCTGAAAATTGAAGCCCATGCCCGAAAGGCTGCGGCGCTCTCCCCTTAA
- a CDS encoding glycine zipper domain-containing protein has protein sequence MTKLLLASAALLLIAGCNTSSQQDRTLVGAGLGAATGAAIGAAAGGDAGSAVAGAAIGGVAGGVIGHVTTPKNCTAYDQYGRPYAVACP, from the coding sequence ATGACAAAACTGTTACTGGCAAGCGCAGCCCTTCTACTCATTGCTGGATGCAACACCTCAAGCCAACAGGATAGAACATTGGTAGGTGCAGGCCTTGGCGCAGCAACCGGAGCGGCAATCGGGGCAGCTGCTGGTGGAGATGCAGGTTCAGCTGTTGCAGGTGCTGCCATTGGCGGCGTCGCAGGCGGCGTTATTGGCCATGTAACAACTCCTAAAAACTGCACAGCCTATGACCAATATGGACGCCCCTATGCAGTAGCCTGCCCATAA
- a CDS encoding aromatic amino acid transport family protein has translation MTIESSVLVDNTRIKENNFNKQDLSWSLSMFGTAVGAGILFLPIRAGLEGFWPLVLIAALVGPMTYFSHRALSRFVLSSSKEGADITDVVEEHFGKAAGLLITFFYFFAIYPIVLIYGNAITNTIDSFLVNQLGMVPLPRWLLSGVLVAMMMSVMVFGRRFMLTVTELMVYPLVLILFGMSLYMIPSWSFAAMSLDRIPPMGDLLMLVFLTIPMLVFSFNHSPAVSSMALAQRESYGEGAADKSDAILKRASVMLLGFVMLFVFSCVLALTPEQLMEAKAQNLPILSYLANQFESPLISVLGPIVAFLAIFSSFFGHYLGAKEGLAGIVKKTSPAVVSNMGEKKFNILLIAFFFFSVWGIAILNPSVLGMIESLGAPFIAAILFLMPIYAIKKVPSMKKYDGALSNIFIAVMGIVAISSIVHGLL, from the coding sequence GTGACAATTGAAAGTAGTGTCCTAGTGGATAACACGAGGATTAAAGAGAACAATTTTAATAAACAAGATTTATCGTGGTCTCTTTCAATGTTTGGTACGGCAGTTGGAGCTGGCATTTTGTTTTTGCCAATCCGAGCCGGTCTAGAGGGTTTTTGGCCACTTGTTCTGATTGCGGCCTTGGTTGGCCCAATGACGTATTTTTCCCACAGAGCGCTTTCCCGCTTCGTATTGTCCTCCTCCAAAGAAGGAGCCGACATTACTGATGTGGTTGAAGAGCATTTCGGCAAAGCCGCTGGCCTGCTTATTACATTCTTCTATTTCTTTGCGATCTACCCGATCGTTCTGATCTACGGAAATGCTATTACCAATACAATTGACAGCTTCCTTGTGAACCAGTTGGGAATGGTCCCGCTTCCACGCTGGCTGCTCTCAGGAGTTCTTGTGGCCATGATGATGAGTGTCATGGTTTTTGGTCGCCGCTTCATGCTGACAGTAACGGAGCTGATGGTCTATCCGCTCGTTCTCATCTTGTTCGGCATGTCTTTATACATGATTCCGAGCTGGTCTTTTGCAGCGATGAGCCTTGATAGGATCCCCCCAATGGGTGATTTGCTCATGTTGGTGTTCCTGACTATCCCGATGCTTGTATTTTCTTTCAATCACAGCCCAGCTGTCTCTTCTATGGCGCTTGCCCAACGCGAGTCCTATGGAGAAGGAGCAGCCGACAAATCTGATGCAATTTTGAAACGCGCATCCGTTATGCTGCTTGGCTTTGTGATGTTGTTCGTCTTCAGCTGTGTTCTTGCGCTCACCCCTGAACAGCTGATGGAAGCGAAAGCGCAGAACCTCCCTATCCTTAGCTATTTGGCAAACCAGTTTGAATCGCCTCTTATTTCGGTTCTGGGTCCGATTGTGGCGTTTCTGGCAATTTTCTCATCCTTCTTTGGGCATTACCTCGGTGCAAAAGAGGGGCTTGCTGGCATTGTTAAGAAAACTTCTCCTGCAGTGGTTTCCAACATGGGAGAGAAAAAGTTCAACATCCTCCTCATTGCCTTCTTCTTCTTCTCAGTTTGGGGCATCGCTATATTGAACCCTTCAGTCCTGGGGATGATTGAATCTCTCGGAGCCCCTTTCATTGCAGCCATCCTATTCTTGATGCCTATCTATGCAATCAAGAAAGTCCCCTCAATGAAAAAGTATGATGGGGCTCTTTCCAACATCTTCATTGCTGTCATGGGAATTGTGGCCATCAGCTCCATCGTCCACGGCCTGCTCTAA
- a CDS encoding OsmC family protein: protein MPLELVKKVDSLHPLLRMELGKSNQSETGFAFDINLTGGKQPGAGFFKSVSVMPNILGYGAFEVSSDEGIRFGGTDKAPAPLDYLACGVAFCFLSHITYYQNMKKLDLTSVKVEQKLHFSVAENLINEKCTSTEKGKCERIDLYVIVESPEPAEEIVKMIETCKAACLALQAIMEPVPAHVELVHNP, encoded by the coding sequence ATGCCACTGGAGCTGGTTAAAAAAGTGGACTCCCTACACCCCTTACTGAGGATGGAGTTAGGTAAGTCAAACCAATCAGAAACAGGATTTGCATTTGATATAAACCTCACTGGGGGAAAGCAGCCCGGCGCTGGATTTTTCAAGTCCGTGAGCGTAATGCCAAATATACTTGGATATGGAGCCTTTGAAGTTTCCAGCGATGAAGGTATTCGTTTCGGTGGAACTGATAAGGCACCCGCTCCTCTTGATTACTTGGCATGTGGCGTAGCATTTTGCTTCCTCAGTCATATTACTTACTATCAGAATATGAAGAAGCTCGACCTGACTTCTGTGAAAGTGGAGCAGAAGCTGCATTTCTCAGTGGCCGAAAACTTGATCAACGAAAAGTGTACATCTACTGAGAAGGGAAAGTGCGAGCGCATTGACCTTTATGTCATTGTAGAGTCTCCAGAACCTGCAGAAGAAATCGTCAAAATGATCGAGACATGTAAAGCTGCATGTTTGGCCCTCCAAGCCATTATGGAGCCTGTGCCCGCACACGTGGAACTCGTTCACAATCCATAA
- a CDS encoding transglycosylase domain-containing protein — translation MKWLALGLVSVMVMLLVGAFAYGATGWFEARRQAPQWVQLAKQWQEQGHGAESLIPQQLHSLVEVIDPDYFTHAGVNPVSLAGGMSTITQRVAKHLHVLSLDAGLARIYHTGYALGLETVLSKKEILTLFLGTVSMGEGPVGEVHGFHRATLVFYGKVPKSLAQEEFYKLVAVISSPSSFSLQNRNGMLDERAQRIRRLVSGECKPFAPRDVGLENCVKD, via the coding sequence TTGAAGTGGTTGGCGCTAGGTTTGGTGAGTGTCATGGTCATGTTGCTTGTGGGTGCATTTGCATATGGAGCCACAGGATGGTTTGAAGCCCGGCGACAAGCGCCCCAATGGGTACAGCTCGCCAAGCAGTGGCAGGAACAAGGGCATGGCGCTGAAAGCCTAATACCTCAGCAGCTACACTCTCTTGTTGAGGTGATTGATCCCGACTATTTTACCCATGCAGGTGTTAACCCCGTGAGTTTGGCAGGTGGTATGTCGACGATCACCCAAAGGGTTGCCAAACACCTACACGTGCTTTCATTGGATGCAGGATTAGCCAGAATTTATCACACCGGATATGCACTAGGTCTGGAAACAGTTTTGTCCAAGAAAGAGATACTGACGCTTTTCCTCGGGACAGTTTCAATGGGAGAGGGGCCAGTGGGAGAGGTGCATGGATTTCATCGCGCTACATTGGTCTTTTATGGAAAGGTGCCAAAATCTCTTGCTCAAGAAGAGTTTTACAAATTGGTTGCGGTGATCTCCTCTCCCTCCTCCTTTTCCCTGCAAAATCGGAATGGAATGCTGGATGAGCGGGCTCAGCGTATTCGGCGGCTTGTGTCAGGGGAATGCAAACCTTTTGCTCCGCGTGATGTCGGGCTGGAAAATTGCGTCAAGGATTAG
- a CDS encoding coniferyl aldehyde dehydrogenase: protein MNKQTAYKDEAQSVSSFSLEPIFQRQRSEFSRAPYASFEERKERLQKLRKVMLKNKGALIKALDEDFGGRSAIETQVAEFVPVLETFNYTLKKLRKWMAPSKRHVSLILQPASAKVMYQPLGVVGIVVPFNYPLMLSLSPLITALAAGNHVMLKMSEFTPATSALFADMIAKEFPPELITVVQGGPEIASEFSKLPFDHLVFTGSTPVGRHVMRAAADNLTPVTLELGGKSPTIIDSDADLKLAAERICFSKTMNAGQTCISPDYVLVTNDRRDAFIQEYKSAFQSMYPTIENNENYTAIINERHHTRITSLIDDAHAKGANIIRADDGKFAGDGTRRIAPHLIVDATDDMEVMQEEIFGPLLPIIGVDSLDEAIQFVKDRPRPLSLYYFGLDKQKQQQVLEQTHSGGVSINECLLHIAVDDMPFGGIGPSGMGHYHGPEGFLTFSKAKSVLTKGRFNSARLMQPPYTGWLKQSILKYLRIT from the coding sequence ATGAACAAACAAACAGCTTATAAAGACGAGGCACAATCCGTCTCCAGTTTTTCCCTAGAGCCAATTTTTCAACGGCAGAGAAGTGAATTTTCACGCGCGCCCTACGCAAGCTTTGAAGAGCGCAAGGAACGCTTGCAAAAGCTCCGCAAAGTGATGCTCAAAAACAAGGGTGCCCTTATCAAAGCACTCGATGAGGATTTTGGCGGAAGATCCGCAATAGAGACGCAGGTCGCCGAATTTGTTCCTGTACTGGAAACATTTAACTACACACTGAAAAAGCTGCGCAAGTGGATGGCTCCCAGTAAAAGGCATGTAAGCCTTATTCTGCAGCCTGCCTCAGCCAAGGTCATGTACCAGCCTTTGGGTGTTGTTGGTATTGTGGTTCCATTCAATTACCCGCTCATGCTGTCATTGAGCCCTCTGATTACAGCGCTTGCCGCAGGCAATCATGTAATGCTGAAGATGTCCGAGTTCACTCCGGCCACCTCTGCATTATTTGCTGATATGATAGCCAAGGAATTTCCGCCTGAACTCATCACAGTGGTTCAAGGCGGGCCAGAGATAGCCTCTGAGTTTTCCAAGCTGCCTTTTGATCACCTAGTCTTCACGGGCTCTACTCCTGTTGGCCGACATGTCATGCGGGCAGCAGCTGATAACCTAACACCGGTCACACTTGAGCTCGGGGGAAAGTCTCCCACTATTATTGATAGTGATGCGGACCTGAAGCTGGCGGCTGAAAGGATTTGCTTCTCAAAAACAATGAATGCAGGCCAAACCTGTATTTCTCCCGATTATGTTCTGGTCACCAATGACCGGAGGGATGCGTTCATTCAGGAATACAAAAGCGCATTTCAGTCTATGTATCCGACTATTGAGAATAATGAGAACTATACGGCAATCATTAATGAGCGTCACCATACCCGAATTACAAGCCTGATTGACGACGCCCACGCAAAAGGGGCGAACATTATCCGTGCTGATGACGGGAAGTTTGCAGGGGATGGGACCCGCCGCATAGCACCTCATTTGATTGTGGATGCAACGGATGACATGGAAGTGATGCAAGAAGAGATTTTTGGCCCTCTTCTACCGATTATAGGCGTAGATTCGCTTGATGAAGCAATCCAATTTGTAAAGGATCGCCCTCGCCCGCTTTCTCTCTATTACTTCGGGCTGGACAAACAAAAGCAGCAACAGGTTCTGGAGCAAACCCACTCTGGCGGCGTCTCCATCAACGAGTGCCTCCTTCACATTGCCGTTGATGACATGCCTTTTGGAGGAATTGGTCCTTCTGGAATGGGGCATTATCACGGACCGGAAGGCTTCCTTACCTTTTCAAAAGCAAAGTCCGTCCTGACCAAAGGCCGCTTCAACTCAGCAAGGTTGATGCAACCGCCCTACACAGGCTGGCTCAAGCAATCCATCTTGAAATACCTGCGCATCACCTAA
- a CDS encoding HlyD family secretion protein, with the protein MLELLACSLFTVLPDYLIRRFWQGRRLGREITVFTVWYELRWGITACMLLTIALITLVFFYHPSTSNVTSYFRTITILPETSGRVDKVYVENHDEVKAGELLFSLDATEEAAKVNSAKRKIDEIDAQLKLAQARLKNAEAVIVQAQSSLDQSNNELERTLELQSRNSNVVTEREIDTRRNQASSRQGQLDAALADKEAILTEIEATLPAEKASAQAALGEAEAEYAKKFIYAGVDGTISQFVLHPGDIVSPILRAAGILIPKGSGKSRFQAGFQQITAPVLKVGMISEITCASKPFVIIPMVITDIQEVIASGQFRPTDQLVDTQDIQKAGTFLAVLEPLYQGQTLDIPPGSKCVANAYTNNHELLASGTVGFWGTLYYHMVDTVGLLHAFILRLQALLFPVKILVFSGH; encoded by the coding sequence ATGCTTGAGCTCCTCGCTTGCTCCCTTTTTACCGTTCTGCCCGACTACCTCATCAGACGTTTCTGGCAAGGCAGGCGACTTGGCCGGGAGATAACCGTTTTCACAGTGTGGTATGAATTACGATGGGGCATAACAGCGTGTATGCTTCTAACGATAGCCCTCATTACGCTGGTCTTCTTTTATCATCCGTCAACAAGCAACGTGACGTCCTATTTTCGTACCATCACGATCCTTCCCGAAACCAGTGGGCGTGTCGATAAAGTCTATGTAGAAAATCATGATGAAGTGAAAGCAGGAGAGCTCCTCTTTTCTCTGGACGCCACCGAAGAGGCTGCAAAGGTAAATAGTGCAAAAAGGAAAATTGATGAAATTGATGCACAATTAAAGTTGGCACAGGCGAGGTTGAAGAATGCAGAAGCCGTTATCGTTCAGGCACAAAGTTCTCTTGACCAGTCAAACAACGAGCTGGAAAGAACATTGGAGTTGCAAAGTAGAAACTCCAATGTGGTTACAGAAAGAGAAATTGATACCAGACGCAACCAAGCCTCTTCAAGGCAGGGGCAACTGGATGCAGCGCTTGCTGATAAGGAGGCTATTCTGACCGAGATTGAGGCCACCTTGCCCGCTGAAAAGGCCAGTGCTCAAGCCGCTCTTGGTGAGGCTGAGGCCGAATACGCCAAGAAATTTATTTATGCAGGTGTGGATGGCACAATCAGTCAGTTTGTCTTACACCCCGGAGACATTGTCAGCCCCATCCTGCGCGCAGCTGGTATCTTAATTCCAAAGGGCTCTGGTAAAAGCCGGTTTCAAGCTGGATTTCAACAAATCACAGCGCCAGTTCTCAAAGTTGGCATGATTTCTGAAATTACCTGTGCATCCAAACCCTTCGTAATTATTCCGATGGTCATTACGGATATCCAAGAGGTCATAGCTTCAGGACAATTTAGACCAACAGATCAGCTAGTTGACACTCAGGACATACAAAAGGCCGGTACTTTTCTAGCCGTATTGGAGCCTCTTTATCAGGGGCAAACACTGGATATTCCTCCCGGAAGTAAATGTGTCGCCAATGCCTATACCAATAACCATGAGCTGCTTGCCTCCGGAACCGTCGGCTTCTGGGGAACACTCTACTATCACATGGTGGATACAGTCGGCCTCCTTCACGCATTCATACTGCGATTGCAAGCCCTTCTTTTTCCTGTCAAAATACTTGTATTTTCAGGGCACTAG
- the zwf gene encoding glucose-6-phosphate dehydrogenase: MPLRSTPVLPFDLVVFGGTGDLAHRKLLPALYHREEAGQIPADARIISVSRRSLSDEQYIDWARESLLGHLKSIKEEVMERFLKRFHYVSLNAVEGTGWDALGEALSGREDVIRAFYLSVSPDLFGPICSAIGKHGLITEKTRVTIEKPIGKDGKSASEVNETIGSVFKEEQIFRIDHYLGKETVQNLMALRFANVLFEPLWNSNNIDHVQITVAETLGVESRAGYYDTAGALRDMVQNHLLQLLCLVAMEPPESSGANSVRDEKLKVLNSLKALDAQSISRNMIRGQYRAGASAGGAVSSYLDELGEDRSQTETFVAAKVEIANWRWAGVPFYLRTGKRLASRISEIVIQFREIPHSIFNADAGVIKANQLIIRLQPDEGVKMHVMIKDPGSGGMRLRQVPLDMSFAETFEVRSPDAYERLLMDMIRGDQTLFMRRDEVEAAWKWIDPILKNWAKDPEPPKSYTSGTWGPSASIALIERDGRTWHEE; this comes from the coding sequence ATGCCACTTCGCTCGACACCTGTATTACCCTTTGACCTTGTGGTATTTGGCGGGACGGGAGATCTGGCCCATCGTAAACTTCTGCCAGCTCTCTATCACCGCGAGGAAGCGGGACAAATTCCCGCAGATGCGCGTATCATTTCTGTCTCCCGTCGCTCCTTAAGCGATGAACAATATATTGACTGGGCGCGGGAATCTTTATTGGGTCACCTTAAATCGATTAAGGAAGAGGTGATGGAGCGTTTTTTAAAACGGTTCCATTATGTTTCTCTAAATGCAGTTGAGGGTACAGGATGGGATGCCTTAGGTGAAGCCTTGTCTGGCCGCGAAGATGTTATCCGCGCCTTTTACCTGTCCGTTTCTCCCGACCTTTTTGGCCCAATTTGCTCAGCCATTGGTAAACATGGGCTCATTACGGAAAAAACGCGGGTTACCATTGAGAAGCCGATTGGAAAAGATGGGAAGTCTGCCAGTGAAGTGAACGAGACAATCGGCTCCGTATTCAAAGAGGAGCAGATTTTCAGGATCGACCATTACCTAGGCAAAGAAACGGTCCAAAACCTTATGGCTTTGCGGTTTGCCAATGTCCTATTCGAGCCGTTGTGGAACTCCAACAACATTGACCATGTCCAAATTACGGTGGCTGAAACTTTGGGAGTTGAGAGCCGCGCCGGTTATTATGATACGGCTGGCGCCCTGCGTGACATGGTTCAAAACCATTTGCTTCAACTTTTATGTCTTGTGGCGATGGAGCCGCCAGAATCGTCTGGAGCAAACAGTGTCCGTGACGAAAAACTCAAAGTGCTGAACTCACTCAAAGCATTGGATGCGCAATCCATTTCCCGCAACATGATAAGAGGGCAATATCGCGCGGGGGCATCGGCTGGCGGCGCTGTCTCAAGTTATCTGGACGAACTGGGGGAAGACCGTTCCCAAACAGAAACCTTTGTTGCGGCAAAGGTGGAGATTGCCAACTGGCGATGGGCAGGCGTGCCATTTTACCTGAGAACAGGAAAGCGCCTTGCAAGCCGTATTTCTGAAATTGTCATCCAGTTCAGGGAAATTCCACATTCCATTTTTAATGCTGATGCGGGCGTTATCAAAGCCAATCAGCTTATTATTCGCCTGCAGCCGGATGAAGGTGTAAAAATGCATGTCATGATCAAGGATCCAGGTTCTGGAGGCATGCGTCTACGTCAGGTTCCACTGGACATGTCCTTTGCTGAGACTTTTGAGGTCCGTAGCCCTGATGCTTATGAGCGTCTGCTCATGGATATGATCCGCGGCGATCAGACCCTGTTTATGCGAAGAGATGAAGTGGAGGCAGCTTGGAAGTGGATTGATCCAATCTTAAAAAACTGGGCGAAGGATCCAGAGCCACCGAAAAGCTATACATCCGGCACATGGGGCCCTTCTGCTTCCATCGCATTGATCGAGCGTGACGGACGCACCTGGCACGAAGAGTAA
- the pgi gene encoding glucose-6-phosphate isomerase — protein sequence MSHHSTAPWKTLEEHARNAQATELKSLFAADRHRFQKFSRSLDDLLLDFSKTAVTSETLSLLQGLAEACSLEEKRTAMFEGDKINTTENRAVLHTALRNRSEKAVMMDGEDVMPKVRETLEHLGQFSNAVRSGKVCGVSGKTFTDVINIGIGGSDLGPAMTTQALAPYHDGPKVHFVSNVDGAHISDTLKHLDPETTLVIVASKTFSTIETMTNAQTARSWIVEALGENAIPHHFCAVSTALDRVSKFGISPERVFGFWDWVGGRYSIWSAIGLPLMIAIGADSFMEFLDGAFVMDEHFRTAPIQDNLPVLMGLIGVWNRSFLGLGSRAILPYDQRLSRFPAYLQQLDMESNGKQVTKEGKPVQTATGPVVWGEPGTNGQHAFYQLIHQGTSVIPCEFLVGAQSHEPELQNHQNLLLANCLAQSEALLKGRSLSEVEVKMRESGASEEQISNLALQKTFPGNRPSTTLIYRKLDPFTLGRIIALYEHRVFVEGVIWNINSFDQWGVELGKELATLLLPLVEGKETTADKDSSTLGLVSYVQGLKAS from the coding sequence ATGTCCCATCATTCCACCGCACCTTGGAAAACGCTGGAAGAACATGCACGGAACGCTCAGGCGACTGAACTTAAATCCCTATTCGCTGCTGACAGGCACCGCTTCCAAAAGTTCTCACGCTCTCTAGACGACTTGCTGCTCGATTTTTCCAAAACTGCCGTTACCAGCGAAACTCTCTCGCTCCTTCAGGGTTTGGCTGAAGCATGCTCCCTTGAAGAAAAGCGTACCGCCATGTTTGAGGGTGACAAAATCAACACCACGGAGAACCGTGCAGTTTTACATACGGCCTTACGTAATCGCTCCGAAAAAGCCGTGATGATGGACGGCGAAGACGTTATGCCCAAGGTGCGTGAGACACTTGAGCACCTTGGGCAGTTCAGCAATGCGGTTCGCTCCGGCAAAGTTTGTGGAGTAAGCGGAAAGACCTTCACAGATGTCATCAACATCGGCATTGGCGGCTCTGACCTAGGTCCGGCCATGACAACACAGGCGTTAGCCCCCTATCATGATGGCCCCAAAGTCCATTTTGTCTCCAATGTAGACGGTGCTCACATTTCAGATACACTGAAGCACCTTGATCCAGAAACCACCTTGGTGATTGTCGCTAGCAAAACCTTCAGCACAATTGAGACCATGACCAACGCTCAAACAGCTCGCAGCTGGATAGTTGAAGCGCTTGGAGAAAATGCTATCCCGCACCATTTTTGTGCCGTCTCAACTGCACTTGATAGGGTTTCCAAATTTGGGATCAGTCCTGAGCGTGTCTTCGGATTCTGGGATTGGGTCGGAGGCCGTTATTCCATCTGGTCTGCAATTGGCCTGCCACTGATGATTGCCATTGGAGCAGATAGTTTCATGGAATTTCTGGATGGTGCTTTTGTGATGGATGAACATTTCCGCACAGCTCCGATCCAAGATAACCTCCCTGTACTCATGGGGCTGATCGGCGTTTGGAACAGAAGCTTTCTGGGGCTTGGTTCTCGGGCAATTCTCCCCTATGATCAACGGCTCTCCCGCTTCCCGGCCTATCTGCAGCAGCTGGATATGGAATCCAATGGCAAACAGGTCACCAAAGAGGGAAAACCCGTTCAAACGGCCACGGGCCCAGTCGTTTGGGGAGAGCCGGGTACTAACGGACAACATGCCTTTTACCAGCTCATCCACCAAGGCACCTCAGTAATTCCCTGCGAGTTCCTCGTAGGAGCCCAAAGCCATGAACCGGAGCTCCAAAACCACCAGAACCTTCTATTAGCGAACTGCCTTGCTCAGAGTGAAGCCCTTCTCAAGGGACGGAGCCTTAGTGAAGTTGAAGTAAAAATGCGCGAAAGCGGCGCAAGTGAGGAACAGATCTCTAACCTTGCTTTGCAAAAGACCTTTCCGGGTAATCGCCCTTCAACCACACTTATCTATAGAAAACTAGACCCGTTCACACTAGGCCGGATCATTGCCCTTTATGAACACCGCGTGTTTGTGGAAGGCGTGATCTGGAACATTAACTCCTTTGATCAATGGGGCGTGGAACTTGGAAAAGAATTGGCAACCCTGCTTCTGCCTCTCGTAGAAGGTAAAGAAACCACCGCAGATAAGGACAGCTCGACCCTCGGTCTTGTCTCTTATGTGCAAGGCCTGAAGGCCTCCTGA